In Elephas maximus indicus isolate mEleMax1 chromosome 7, mEleMax1 primary haplotype, whole genome shotgun sequence, the following proteins share a genomic window:
- the SELENOH gene encoding selenoprotein H produces MASRGRKRKAEAAVAAAAAEKREKPVGGQAAAEEVVVIIEHCTSURVYGRNAAALSQALRLEAPELSVKVNPSKPRRGSFEVTLQRPDGSSAELWTGIKKGPPRKLKFPEPQEVVEELKKYLP; encoded by the exons ATGGCTTCCCGCGGAAGGAAGCGGAAGGCTgaggcggcggtggcggcggcggcggcggagaaGCGGGAGAAGCCGGTTGGCGGCCAGGCGGCAGCGGAGGAGGTGGTCGTCATCATCGAGCATTG CACAAGCTGACGCGTCTACGGGCGCAACGCCGCGGCCCTGAGCCAGGCGCTGCGCCTGGAGGCCCCTGAGCTTTCAGTGAAGGTGAACCCCTCCAAACCGCGGAGGGGCAGCTTCGAGGTGACGCTGCAGCGCCCGGACGGCAGCA GTGCGGAGCTCTGGACTGGCATTAAGAAGGGGCCCCCACGCAAGCTCAAATTCCCCGAGCCTCAGGAGGTGGTGGAGGAGCTGAAGAAGTACCTTCCGTAG
- the BTBD18 gene encoding BTB/POZ domain-containing protein 18: MYSPASTKILYRNPRFLRLAFLQLHHQQQTGVFCDVLLQAEGEAVPAHCCILSACSPFFTERLERERPAQGRKVVLELGGLKIRTLRKLVDFLYTSEMEVSREEAQDVLSAARQLRVSELESLQLEDGKLVKAPQGRRLNRECLQPPISARVVAPSRRPRAPLPVNQTPCPSGTVRLKSSGKEEDPQEKSSQQNAENLSGTVLLKKRARACPAQEKSSSPSSHSQGPKENKSDPDLGPTALSPPSLYPSVDERLLPRKIRLSRSKPSPDVCTSKTPSILSGPSSVSTAPGRRLWRQRSIKKEVPEDKQKPGKASPLQSPPSPSGLGKTAGSKKWSPEGRAPNSDSVEEGQVGRVKLRKIVNGTCWEVVQEPPHKDSQDSLQIPEPGEDLEKPTGTQSSSVNEQEMSSAQIDLCQDSPVCSRLQDILLSASCSPNHPVVKSEFESSPELVGKEPVLDIGCREPYALDTALLGQPCEAEEYRITSAAATSELEEILDFMLCGSVIEPPMGSLESPQAEGCRTPSYHLTETGKNWIEGEEWCLSDMELWPRELTGLEKEPVGNKESVEPLSPLIMPSENKEPVEPLSPLVMPSEMSEGEVLSVGGSWSADLEITSSQPLDGQRVLHIDSLDPPQRSYEDLPPSYSKWLEKGLEVPLTMGEVLHPAPDAGEGTRNSELLGPLPASPEEEEVDVVDWTAEGRLGTTSFPSVWPDPSSESDTEVDILT, translated from the exons ATGTATTCTCCAGCCAGCACTAAAATCCTATACAGGAACCCCCGGTTCCTTCGACTAGCCTTTTTGCAGCTTCATCACCAGCAGCAGACTGGTGTGTTCTGTGATGTCCTACTGCAGGCAGAAG GTGAGGCAGTCCCAGCCCATTGCTGCATCCTGTCAGCCTGCAGCCCCTTCTTCACAGAGCGCCTAGAGCGGGAGAGGCCAGCACAGGGTCGGAAGGTGGTGCTAGAGCTGGGGGGCCTGAAGATCAGGACACTTAGGAAGTTGGTGGACTTCCTCTACACCTCAGAGATGGAAGTATCTCGAGAAGAAGCCCAGGATGTGCTCTCTGCTGCCCGTCAGCTCCGTGTATCAGAGCTAGAATCCCTTCAGCTAGAGGATGGAAAGCTGGTGAAGGCCCCTCAGGGCCGCAGACTGAACCGGGAGTGCCTGCAACCTCCAATCTCTGCCAGGGTGGTGGCACCAAGCCGCCGCCCCCGAGCTCCACTACCTGTTAACCAGACTCCTTGTCCTTCTGGGACAGTTAGGTTAAAGTCCTCAGGGAAGGAAGAGGACCCCCAGGAGAAGAGCAGTCAACAGAACGCAGAGAACTTGTCTGGCACTGTTCTGCTCAAAAAGAGGGCCAGAGCCTGCCCAGCTCAAGAAAAAAGCTCTTCACCATCAAGCCACAGTCAAGGGCCTAAGGAGAATAAGAGTGACCCTGACCTTGGTCCTACAGCTCTTTCCCCACCCAGCTTGTACCCCTCTGTGGACGAGAGACTGTTGCCCAGAAAGATCAGGCTAAGCCGCTCAAAGCCATCTCCTGATGTGTGTACATCCAAAACTCCCAGCATTTTAAGCGGACCCAGCTCAGTGTCCACGGCTCCTGGCCGGCGTCTTTGGCGGCAGAGGAGTATTAAAAAAGAAGTGCCAGAGGACAAGCAGAAACCAGGGAAAGCTAGTCCTCTACAGAGTCCTCCAAGCCCCTCTGGTCTTGGAAAGACAGCTGGGAGCAAGAAGTGGAGCCCTGAAGGCAGGGCCCCTAACTCTGATTCTGTGGAGGAGGGGCAGGTTGGGAGAGTGAAACTTCGGAAGATTGTTAATGGAACGTGCTGGGAGGTGGTGCAGGAGCCTCCCCACAAAGACTCTCAAGATAGCCTCCAGATCCCAGAACCTGGGGAAGACTTAGAAAAGCCTACAGGGACTCAGTCATCTTCAGTTAACGAGCAGGAAATGTCATCTGCTCAAATAGACCTGTGTCAGGACTCCCCTGTGTGCTCTAGGCTACAAGACATTCTGCTCTCTGCTAGCTGCTCCCCAAACCACCCAGTGGTGAAGTCTGAGTTTGAGTCCAGTCCAGAGCTGGTAGGGAAGGAACCAGTGTTAGACATTGGCTGCAGAGAGCCCTATGCActtgacacagccttgcttgggcAGCCCTGTGAAGCTGAGGAGTACCGAATCACAAGTGCTGCTGCCACCAGTGAGCTGGAGGAGATACTGGACTTCATGCTGTGTGGCTCTGTCATTGAGCCACCTATGGGGTCTCTGGAGAGCCCTCAGGCTGAGGGCTGCAGGACCCCCAGTTATCACCTAACAGAAACAGGGAAGAACTGGATTGAAGGAGAAGAATGGTGTTTATCAGACATGGAACTCTGGCCCAGGGAGCTCACAGGACTGGAAAAGGAACCTGTCGGTAACAAAGAGTCAGTTGAGCCCCTCAGCCCCCTCATCATGCCCTCTGAGAACAAAGAGCCAGTCGAGCCCCTCAGCCCTCTTGTCATGCCCTCAGAGATGAGTGAAGGGGAGGTACTTTCAGTGGGAGGCTCTTGGAGTGCAGACCTTGAAATTACTAGCTCCCAGCCACTGGATGGTCAGAGAGTTCTCCACATTGATTCACTTGACCCTCCCCAAAGGTCCTATGAAGACCTCCCTCCTTCCTATTCAAAGTGGCTGGAGAAGGGGCTGGAGGTGCCCCTAACTATGGGTGAGGTATTGCACCCTGCACCAGATGCAGGTGAGGGGACTCGTAACTCTGAGCTGCTGGGGCCACTTCCTGCTAGCCCTGAAGAGGAAGAGGTTGATGTGGTGGACTGGACagcagaggggaggctggggaCTACCAGTTTTCCCTCTGTATGGCCCGACCCTTCCTCAGAGTCAGACACAGAGGTAGATATACTAACGTAG